The following are encoded in a window of uncultured Sphaerochaeta sp. genomic DNA:
- the tsaB gene encoding tRNA (adenosine(37)-N6)-threonylcarbamoyltransferase complex dimerization subunit type 1 TsaB, with translation MNVLACDTATAVLHLALVRYEEDKPVFYETSATTLGNKHSELLIPRILELCGRCNIDLKDLDLLVCTSGPGSFTGLRIAMSTLKGISLATGKPLVSIPTLDVYQGCVNMYPGAVLATIDAKKQRFYAALFVDGKRISEDLDLTAQQIEQLLSGYPSILLTGADASLLAHKLSEPLQEKVLVDTYAGANLALVLAGMGRKQYLERGSDDVGKGPSYVRKSDAEIALQKIIQSLEVSHD, from the coding sequence ATGAATGTCCTTGCATGTGACACTGCAACAGCAGTTTTGCACCTTGCGCTTGTCCGATATGAAGAAGACAAGCCGGTTTTCTATGAAACCAGTGCAACCACATTAGGGAACAAACATTCCGAGTTGCTGATTCCCAGAATTCTTGAGCTCTGTGGTCGATGCAACATTGATTTAAAAGACCTAGACTTGCTGGTATGTACCAGCGGACCCGGCTCTTTCACTGGGCTCAGAATAGCCATGAGCACCCTCAAAGGAATCTCTCTTGCGACAGGCAAACCCTTGGTGTCCATCCCAACTCTGGATGTCTACCAAGGGTGCGTCAATATGTATCCAGGTGCCGTTCTTGCAACCATCGATGCAAAAAAACAGCGCTTCTATGCTGCTCTTTTTGTAGATGGGAAACGGATAAGTGAAGATCTTGATCTCACTGCCCAGCAAATAGAACAGCTGCTTTCTGGATACCCTTCCATCCTCCTTACGGGAGCCGACGCATCTCTCCTTGCCCATAAACTCAGCGAACCTTTACAAGAGAAAGTGCTTGTTGACACCTATGCTGGAGCAAATCTGGCTCTTGTACTTGCAGGTATGGGAAGGAAGCAATATCTGGAGAGAGGCAGTGACGACGTGGGAAAAGGTCCTTCCTATGTACGTAAAAGTGACGCTGAAATTGCATTACAAAAGATAATCCAGTCTTTGGAGGTTTCACATGATTGA
- the tsaE gene encoding tRNA (adenosine(37)-N6)-threonylcarbamoyltransferase complex ATPase subunit type 1 TsaE, whose amino-acid sequence MTVTTHSEEETRNLGKSIAKQCKPGTVISLRGSLGSGKTVFAKGLAEGLGIGESIVSPTFTLIQEYEGTLPLYHMDLYRIEGIEEFEMIGGEELLYGKGVTLIEWSEKVEELLPDSTIFVHIRIMPNQERMITLEGVQL is encoded by the coding sequence ATGACCGTCACCACCCACAGTGAAGAGGAGACAAGGAACCTTGGCAAAAGCATAGCGAAGCAATGTAAGCCAGGCACAGTTATCTCCTTACGCGGTAGTCTCGGATCTGGGAAAACCGTATTCGCCAAGGGTCTTGCCGAAGGATTGGGAATTGGGGAGTCCATTGTCAGTCCAACCTTCACACTCATCCAGGAGTATGAAGGAACACTTCCTCTCTACCATATGGATCTCTACCGAATCGAAGGCATTGAAGAGTTTGAGATGATCGGAGGGGAGGAACTACTCTATGGAAAGGGAGTCACCCTTATAGAGTGGAGTGAAAAGGTTGAGGAGCTGCTTCCCGATTCAACAATTTTTGTGCATATTAGAATTATGCCTAACCAAGAAAGAATGATCACCCTCGAAGGGGTCCAGCTATGA
- a CDS encoding tetratricopeptide repeat protein, producing the protein MPEQHDPLKHCIFISLPSSMERDIGDFHVDSSIKIPVQLPDGKTKIDATTDISIELIVAGMLKIIAFNWEHEHASYYRDFVLAVQPDAPEELTLAAIAQEKKGNYTFAEELFLSVIRLAPQNTSFINLATLYSRMAIQDSEKGEVYDLYQQKMINILHEGLEVVGEDASLYSEIGFFHLYQGNVELAGEYLEQYLELAEEGEKKTHVMNIMKDIKTKLNDDANLMQAYDAIQMNDEEKALELLASYIKDNPKVWNAWFLKGWALRRLSRFQEAEEALVQALAWTKGSSDIYNELALCSIETGKAELAKTYLNTAVDLDDENITLVSNLAYLHLKDGELDEARKFLEMARGIDPRDPVIIQLMKDYQSQSGEILSSPVVEELVSAEEVITQSKEEHPFSIQGKEETDDIEAAFSLEDEER; encoded by the coding sequence ATGCCAGAACAACATGACCCTTTGAAGCACTGTATCTTCATCTCCCTCCCCTCCTCGATGGAACGAGACATTGGTGATTTCCATGTCGATAGTTCCATCAAGATTCCGGTCCAACTTCCCGACGGGAAGACCAAGATAGATGCAACGACCGATATATCCATTGAGTTGATTGTTGCGGGAATGTTGAAAATCATCGCCTTTAATTGGGAGCACGAGCACGCCTCGTACTACCGTGATTTCGTACTTGCAGTTCAACCAGACGCTCCCGAGGAGCTTACCTTAGCAGCAATTGCCCAAGAGAAGAAAGGCAACTACACATTTGCCGAAGAACTCTTCCTATCGGTAATCCGTCTCGCACCACAAAATACTTCATTCATCAACTTGGCCACTCTCTACAGCAGGATGGCTATCCAGGATAGTGAGAAAGGCGAGGTATATGACCTCTATCAGCAGAAGATGATCAACATTCTGCATGAAGGGCTGGAAGTAGTTGGTGAAGATGCCTCACTCTATAGCGAAATAGGATTCTTCCACCTTTACCAAGGGAATGTAGAACTCGCTGGGGAATATCTTGAACAATATCTTGAGCTTGCTGAAGAAGGCGAGAAAAAAACGCATGTCATGAACATCATGAAAGACATCAAAACCAAGCTCAATGATGATGCAAACCTCATGCAGGCCTATGATGCAATCCAGATGAATGATGAAGAGAAAGCACTGGAACTTCTGGCATCCTATATTAAGGACAACCCAAAGGTCTGGAATGCATGGTTTCTCAAAGGCTGGGCACTTAGACGCCTATCGCGCTTCCAGGAAGCTGAAGAAGCATTGGTACAAGCCCTTGCTTGGACAAAAGGAAGCAGTGACATCTATAATGAACTTGCGCTTTGCAGCATTGAAACGGGGAAAGCAGAACTTGCCAAGACCTATCTCAATACTGCAGTAGATCTCGATGATGAAAATATTACACTGGTGAGCAACCTCGCCTACCTCCATCTCAAGGATGGGGAACTTGATGAAGCCCGAAAGTTTCTTGAGATGGCTCGCGGTATCGACCCAAGGGATCCTGTGATCATACAGTTGATGAAGGACTACCAGAGCCAGAGTGGGGAGATACTCTCCTCCCCTGTCGTTGAAGAGCTTGTAAGCGCAGAAGAAGTCATCACACAGAGCAAGGAAGAGCACCCATTCTCCATTCAAGGAAAGGAAGAGACTGACGACATTGAGGCCGCTTTTTCCCTGGAGGATGAGGAGCGATGA
- the rplT gene encoding 50S ribosomal protein L20, translating to MPRAVDGTKHKDRRKKILELAKGYYGRRSTNNRVAKDAVAKAGQYAYRGRKERKRDFRKLWIARINAAVHAEGLNYSQFMHGMKLANIEINRKALSNMAIEDKAAFSALVAQVKVALEN from the coding sequence ATGCCTAGAGCAGTAGACGGAACGAAACACAAAGACAGAAGAAAGAAGATTCTTGAGCTGGCCAAAGGTTATTATGGTCGCAGAAGCACAAACAACCGTGTTGCAAAAGACGCAGTTGCAAAGGCTGGGCAGTATGCCTATCGCGGTCGTAAAGAGCGAAAGCGGGATTTCCGCAAGCTCTGGATTGCAAGAATCAACGCAGCTGTGCACGCTGAGGGTCTCAACTACTCCCAGTTTATGCATGGCATGAAACTTGCCAACATCGAGATCAACAGAAAGGCCCTCTCCAATATGGCTATTGAAGACAAGGCTGCATTCTCTGCTCTCGTTGCACAGGTCAAGGTTGCCTTGGAGAACTAA
- the rpmI gene encoding 50S ribosomal protein L35: MPKMKTRKSAAKRYRVTGTGKVRYKKQGLRHILTKKSSKRKANLRATGILADMEAKRAKSMLPYA; this comes from the coding sequence ATGCCCAAGATGAAAACAAGAAAATCCGCTGCAAAGCGGTACCGTGTGACTGGAACTGGAAAGGTCCGCTATAAAAAGCAGGGTCTTCGCCATATCCTCACCAAGAAGAGCAGCAAGCGCAAGGCCAACCTGCGTGCAACTGGAATCCTAGCAGACATGGAAGCAAAACGAGCAAAATCGATGCTTCCCTACGCGTAA
- the infC gene encoding translation initiation factor IF-3, with amino-acid sequence MATKDLRINKQIRAREVFVIDADGNQKGIMSVYDAVAFADEQGLDLVEVSPNARPPVCKILDYGKYRYEQEKRMREAKKNQNIIKMKEIRMQPKIERHDLETKSKFIGDFLDEGNKVKVSIRFRGRELAHTELGKVVLDKILAQLTENGVGYNLDRGAMMEGRMMSMIVSPSKSATGSGKKKNQ; translated from the coding sequence TTGGCTACAAAGGATTTGAGGATCAACAAACAGATCCGTGCACGAGAAGTATTCGTCATTGATGCAGATGGCAATCAAAAAGGTATCATGAGCGTCTATGACGCTGTCGCATTTGCAGATGAACAGGGATTGGACTTGGTAGAGGTTTCTCCAAATGCAAGACCACCGGTTTGCAAGATTCTTGATTATGGTAAGTATCGCTATGAGCAAGAAAAGCGCATGAGAGAAGCCAAAAAGAACCAGAACATCATCAAGATGAAGGAAATCCGGATGCAGCCCAAGATCGAAAGACACGATCTTGAGACCAAATCAAAGTTCATCGGTGACTTCCTCGACGAAGGGAACAAGGTCAAGGTAAGCATACGCTTCCGTGGCCGTGAACTTGCCCATACAGAATTGGGTAAGGTTGTCTTGGACAAGATACTTGCCCAGCTCACCGAAAATGGTGTAGGGTACAACCTTGACCGAGGAGCGATGATGGAAGGAAGGATGATGAGCATGATCGTCAGTCCTTCCAAGAGTGCTACTGGATCGGGCAAGAAAAAGAATCAGTAA
- a CDS encoding class II fructose-bisphosphate aldolase translates to MTSYKELGLVNTKDMFAKAIKGGYAIPAYNFNNMEQLQAIIQACVETKSPVILQVSKGARDYANINLLRNMARGAGEYAKELGCEIPIVLHLDHGDSFETCKECIDNGFSSVMIDGSHLPYEENIAVTKKVVEYAHERGVTVEGELGVLAGIEDDVVAEVSHYTKPEEVVDFVNRTGCDSLAISIGTSHGANKFEPSQCTRNEEGVLIPPPLRFDILEEIERQLPGFPIVLHGSSSVPMQYVNMILQYGGQLKDSVGIPEEQLRKAAKSAVCKINIDSDGRLAMTALIRKTMADKPGEFDPRKYLGPARDELKKMYMHKNINVLGSANHA, encoded by the coding sequence ATGACATCCTATAAGGAACTTGGTCTGGTAAATACCAAAGACATGTTCGCAAAGGCTATCAAGGGTGGGTATGCAATTCCTGCCTACAATTTCAACAACATGGAGCAACTTCAAGCTATTATTCAGGCTTGTGTTGAGACCAAATCCCCAGTAATTCTTCAGGTTTCCAAAGGCGCACGTGATTACGCCAATATCAACCTGCTGAGAAACATGGCCCGCGGAGCTGGTGAATATGCCAAGGAACTCGGTTGTGAGATTCCAATTGTCCTTCACCTTGACCACGGCGACAGCTTTGAAACCTGCAAGGAATGTATTGACAATGGTTTCTCCTCTGTCATGATTGATGGTTCCCACCTCCCCTACGAAGAGAACATCGCAGTCACCAAGAAAGTGGTAGAGTATGCACACGAGCGTGGCGTAACGGTCGAAGGTGAACTTGGCGTACTTGCCGGCATCGAGGATGATGTCGTTGCTGAGGTAAGCCACTACACCAAGCCCGAGGAAGTTGTGGACTTTGTCAACCGAACCGGTTGTGACTCCCTTGCTATCTCCATTGGAACAAGCCACGGGGCTAACAAGTTTGAGCCCAGCCAGTGTACCCGCAACGAAGAAGGAGTGCTTATTCCACCTCCGCTTCGCTTCGACATTCTCGAAGAAATTGAGAGACAGCTTCCAGGCTTCCCCATTGTCCTTCATGGTTCTTCCTCCGTTCCCATGCAGTATGTGAACATGATCCTGCAGTACGGTGGGCAGCTCAAGGACAGCGTTGGTATTCCTGAAGAACAGCTCCGAAAGGCAGCAAAGAGTGCTGTATGCAAGATCAACATCGACAGCGATGGAAGACTTGCAATGACTGCTCTCATCCGTAAGACTATGGCAGATAAACCTGGAGAGTTCGATCCCCGCAAGTATCTCGGACCTGCTCGCGATGAGCTGAAGAAGATGTACATGCACAAGAACATCAATGTGCTTGGTTCTGCCAATCACGCGTAA
- a CDS encoding TatD family hydrolase produces MQTLPLHMIDSHFHLLSIERKGIEVDSLLNTMQEHSMEGIDIGLDANDLTARAKRFGGYPFVHLSGGIGPWGVKEGEAPIDSQLETLQEQLIKTNAVAIGEIGLDNHWDYGSKVNQEGLLTAQMEIAEQRNLPVIFHNREADEQFITLLRSRGFSRQGVFHCFQGGEELAKLAIHKGFYLSFAGPLTYKANKGMQELFTKMPAERILLETDSPYLSPNPMRGRVNTPLNMEHIYRFAAELRGIELTDLIQQVKTNFHSFLRA; encoded by the coding sequence ATGCAGACACTACCCCTTCATATGATTGATTCCCATTTTCATCTCTTGTCCATCGAGCGAAAAGGCATCGAGGTTGATTCCCTTCTCAACACCATGCAGGAACACTCCATGGAAGGCATTGATATCGGACTCGATGCAAATGACTTGACTGCTCGTGCAAAACGCTTCGGTGGGTATCCTTTTGTACATCTCAGTGGAGGAATCGGGCCATGGGGTGTGAAAGAAGGAGAAGCTCCGATAGATTCCCAGCTGGAAACACTGCAAGAGCAACTCATAAAAACAAATGCGGTTGCCATTGGCGAGATTGGCTTGGATAACCACTGGGACTATGGAAGCAAAGTAAACCAGGAAGGGTTGCTTACGGCACAAATGGAAATAGCAGAACAGAGAAATCTCCCCGTAATCTTTCACAACCGTGAAGCAGACGAGCAGTTCATCACACTGCTGAGAAGTCGTGGATTCTCCAGACAGGGAGTCTTTCACTGTTTCCAGGGAGGTGAGGAGCTTGCAAAACTAGCCATTCACAAGGGATTCTATCTCTCCTTTGCAGGTCCTTTAACCTATAAGGCAAACAAGGGAATGCAGGAACTATTCACGAAGATGCCTGCAGAACGCATCCTTCTGGAGACTGACAGCCCCTATCTCAGCCCGAATCCCATGAGAGGAAGAGTGAATACTCCCTTAAATATGGAGCATATCTACCGATTTGCGGCAGAATTGCGGGGTATTGAGCTAACTGACCTGATTCAGCAAGTAAAAACCAACTTCCATTCCTTCCTTAGAGCTTGA
- a CDS encoding flavodoxin translates to MNTVAVVFYSLEGHTRYLAEQFAERLGADLFQIHPKRKYPTKGFLKFYRAGRDASLKWKVALQPPVPVLESYGTVLLCTPVWAETTSAPMYSFLKQSDVASKKLFFVATCSGGPAKRCFERMRKAVKGASILGEERFVHPSEETKERDEAQIESICNIVNEHSKAL, encoded by the coding sequence ATGAATACCGTTGCAGTTGTTTTCTATTCACTGGAAGGTCATACAAGGTATTTGGCAGAGCAGTTCGCCGAAAGATTGGGTGCTGATCTTTTCCAGATACATCCAAAAAGAAAATATCCTACTAAAGGATTCCTCAAGTTTTATCGAGCAGGCAGAGATGCCAGCCTTAAATGGAAGGTTGCATTACAACCACCGGTTCCTGTACTTGAGAGCTACGGTACGGTTTTGCTCTGTACACCAGTCTGGGCAGAGACCACCAGCGCACCCATGTACTCGTTTCTCAAACAGAGCGATGTTGCTTCCAAGAAGCTTTTCTTCGTTGCAACCTGCAGCGGTGGTCCTGCCAAGCGTTGCTTCGAGCGAATGCGAAAAGCTGTAAAAGGGGCATCTATCCTGGGTGAGGAGCGATTTGTACATCCAAGCGAAGAGACTAAAGAACGTGATGAAGCGCAGATTGAGTCAATCTGCAATATAGTTAATGAGCATAGCAAAGCCTTGTGA
- a CDS encoding FAD-dependent oxidoreductase — MDFDVLVVGGGLSGLSAASLLAKRGLKVAVVDKATHPGGSCGAFRRDDTLFDQGSSMLFGWGEKGFNAHRFLFNCLEEPIDIIQHELLYCIHFGDTKVRFFPNIEQFIEELVPLFPDEEQNLRKFYHDMEKLYTHVMVENPSYTTPDEVDRKAALESMRHHPISYIRFLSYLNKSARSLLSKYFSNPKIFNFFDKLTSTYCYTTVAESPAILSSVMFVDNHVGGSYYPAGSTLFLTGKLEKVIEEHGGTMINKTEVVSFDTDHGTITGVNLADGRKLTANQIIYSGTVWNLYGKLLPTEATTEKRRTWAEKQVPTYPSVALYLLVDKEAIDEGTIAVEMLIGNIDVLDEAEVTVYIPSVDDKTICPEDAHVVMAIGPSFADWDTLDEASYVQRKEEEVERLLTVLEKRWPLVRNHVRHVELATPKTIERYTMKNGGAVAGPKQMLGNHMFKRLHIQTEFSNLFCCGESTVMGTGTPTVTTSGIAAANAVLKQRSLEPFIYDNRRKEYVRLIDPPFTKDLLFAEDSPELRTIRLAARRCLYCEHPTCCEGTDLDVPGIMRRVTVGNLKGAKRKMASAGIDSYKVLESSCIREEAVEIERVCSYLKTIN, encoded by the coding sequence ATGGATTTTGATGTTCTGGTAGTTGGGGGTGGACTGAGTGGATTGAGTGCTGCTTCCTTGCTTGCGAAGCGGGGATTGAAGGTAGCTGTTGTCGATAAGGCAACCCATCCAGGGGGAAGCTGTGGAGCTTTCCGTCGTGATGATACACTCTTCGACCAAGGCTCCTCCATGCTTTTTGGTTGGGGAGAGAAGGGCTTCAATGCCCATCGGTTCCTTTTCAACTGCCTGGAAGAACCCATAGACATCATTCAGCATGAGTTGCTTTACTGTATTCATTTTGGCGATACCAAGGTGAGATTCTTTCCCAACATTGAACAGTTCATTGAAGAGCTGGTCCCGCTCTTTCCTGATGAGGAACAGAACCTGAGAAAGTTTTACCATGATATGGAGAAACTCTATACCCATGTAATGGTGGAGAATCCTTCTTACACTACTCCCGATGAAGTGGATAGGAAAGCAGCGCTTGAGTCGATGCGTCACCATCCGATTTCCTACATCAGGTTTCTTTCGTACTTGAATAAGAGTGCAAGATCACTTCTTTCGAAATATTTTTCCAATCCAAAGATTTTCAACTTCTTCGACAAGCTCACCAGTACCTACTGCTACACCACTGTAGCAGAATCTCCTGCAATCCTCTCATCAGTCATGTTTGTCGATAACCATGTCGGGGGTAGTTATTATCCTGCTGGTTCAACGCTCTTCCTGACTGGAAAACTGGAGAAGGTCATTGAGGAGCATGGCGGGACGATGATCAACAAGACAGAGGTAGTGTCATTTGATACTGATCATGGGACTATAACCGGGGTGAATCTTGCTGATGGAAGAAAACTGACTGCAAATCAGATAATTTATAGTGGAACTGTATGGAATTTATATGGAAAGTTATTACCTACAGAAGCCACAACTGAAAAGAGAAGAACATGGGCAGAAAAACAGGTACCTACCTACCCAAGTGTGGCTTTGTATCTTTTGGTAGATAAAGAGGCCATTGATGAAGGGACCATTGCTGTAGAGATGTTGATCGGGAATATTGATGTGTTGGATGAAGCAGAAGTGACAGTCTATATCCCGAGTGTTGATGACAAGACTATCTGCCCAGAGGATGCACACGTGGTGATGGCAATCGGCCCATCCTTTGCCGATTGGGACACGCTTGATGAAGCGTCTTATGTACAACGGAAAGAAGAAGAGGTCGAACGGTTGCTCACCGTATTGGAAAAACGTTGGCCTCTGGTCAGGAACCATGTAAGGCATGTTGAACTTGCCACACCCAAGACTATCGAGCGGTACACCATGAAAAATGGGGGAGCCGTAGCTGGTCCAAAACAGATGCTGGGAAATCACATGTTCAAGCGACTCCATATACAAACAGAGTTCTCAAATCTCTTTTGCTGTGGTGAGTCCACAGTTATGGGAACCGGAACACCGACTGTAACAACCAGTGGTATTGCTGCAGCAAATGCTGTACTGAAGCAACGCTCTCTTGAACCTTTCATTTACGATAACAGACGGAAAGAGTATGTGCGACTCATCGACCCTCCCTTTACGAAGGACCTGCTTTTTGCAGAAGATAGCCCAGAGCTCCGAACGATTCGACTTGCTGCCAGACGTTGTCTCTACTGCGAGCATCCAACTTGCTGTGAGGGTACAGACTTGGATGTACCAGGGATCATGCGAAGGGTGACTGTGGGAAACCTAAAGGGTGCAAAGAGAAAAATGGCATCTGCAGGCATAGATTCTTATAAGGTCCTTGAATCTTCCTGTATCAGGGAAGAGGCTGTAGAGATTGAGAGGGTATGCTCTTATTTGAAAACGATTAATTAG
- a CDS encoding acyltransferase domain-containing protein, producing the protein MDSNVFGLNTNQLQAIEDHLRSTNFCSDHTQRVADLTASISNRDTSKTAAILNDALQSFGTLYPLALILEVEDVVKSVYADAGIDDAVRDATLRDVRLWVDQYASQHNGAIGLDRVFWISRHLCANILRLGRLQFEPKAFGYPYHIFRDSKDDTMIIVAGGGLSYDRDGYLIDDQHAAFYTSFQDETSQISGHLVNTTLGTIDRQTKQLPLQRFGLIADSETVVLHLHIPSGSPLTPSSVDESLAIAKIYFPSISFVVCSSWLLDPALDLVTSQESNTREFMHRFRKFPVMHDVPQIYERVFGFGMVEDDVLSFKATTSLQRMVQQALKNGVKFHTTGGYLTNLSN; encoded by the coding sequence ATGGACAGCAATGTATTTGGTTTAAACACAAACCAGCTTCAGGCTATTGAGGATCATCTGCGATCAACAAATTTCTGTAGTGACCATACACAGCGGGTCGCTGATCTCACTGCCTCTATCTCTAACAGGGATACCAGTAAGACTGCAGCCATTTTAAACGATGCACTCCAGAGCTTTGGCACACTCTATCCACTTGCCCTCATCCTTGAGGTAGAGGATGTGGTCAAATCAGTGTATGCCGATGCTGGAATAGACGATGCTGTCAGGGATGCAACCTTGCGTGATGTACGTCTCTGGGTGGACCAGTACGCATCCCAACATAATGGAGCTATTGGATTAGATCGAGTATTCTGGATCAGCAGGCATCTCTGTGCAAATATCCTTCGCCTGGGTCGGTTGCAGTTTGAGCCTAAGGCATTTGGTTATCCCTATCATATCTTCCGAGACTCAAAAGATGATACGATGATTATCGTTGCGGGCGGAGGACTCTCCTATGATAGGGATGGATATCTTATAGATGATCAGCATGCAGCGTTTTATACCTCATTCCAGGATGAAACCAGTCAGATATCCGGTCACTTGGTAAATACTACACTGGGCACGATTGATAGACAAACTAAGCAACTACCTTTACAAAGGTTTGGTCTCATAGCAGATAGTGAGACAGTAGTACTACATCTACACATACCCTCCGGCAGTCCTCTCACCCCGTCATCTGTTGACGAATCACTAGCAATTGCAAAGATATATTTCCCATCAATTTCCTTTGTTGTTTGTTCCTCTTGGCTTTTGGACCCTGCCTTGGATTTAGTAACCAGCCAAGAGAGCAACACCAGGGAGTTCATGCATCGATTCAGGAAATTTCCGGTAATGCATGATGTGCCTCAGATCTATGAACGGGTCTTCGGCTTTGGAATGGTTGAAGATGATGTTCTTTCTTTCAAGGCAACCACCAGCTTGCAGAGAATGGTACAGCAAGCACTGAAAAATGGGGTAAAGTTTCATACCACAGGTGGATATTTAACTAATCTCTCTAATTAA